The following are from one region of the Sorghum bicolor cultivar BTx623 chromosome 2, Sorghum_bicolor_NCBIv3, whole genome shotgun sequence genome:
- the LOC110432508 gene encoding uncharacterized protein LOC110432508, translated as MTEAPFLPRERLFKQQHYFQHLTKHTYLKGRYDVITSVAIPLALAASSMFMIGRGVYNMSHGIGKKE; from the exons ATGACAGAAGCACCATTTCTGCCACGTGAGAGGCTCTTCAAGCAGCAACATTACTTCCAGCACTTGACCAAGCACACCTACCTGAAAGGGCGCTATGATGTGATCACCTCTGTTGCCATCCCCCTTGCACTTGCTGCCTCCAGCATGTTCATGATT GGGCGTGGAGTTTACAACATGTCTCATGGGATTGGGAAAAAAGAGTGA